In Rhodopirellula sp. P2, the DNA window TGTTCTTCTTGTGGCGAAACTCGCAGCATGCCCATCGCTTTGAGAACTCCGAAGACGACCGACATGGTGATGAAGGCCCAGGCACAGATCGAAGCGGTTCCGATCAGTTGAATCATGAAGCTGGTCGAGCCAGATTCGAGGTGAGCGTTTGGCAGGATGCCGAGAGCCATGCAGCCCCAAACACCACAGACACCGTGGACAGGGAAAGCACCGACGGGATCGTCGATTTTGGCTTTGTCCAAGACGATGATGCTCAGCACAACCAAGGCACCGGCAACACCACCGACAACGATTGACATCGTGTTGCTCATCGCGTCACAGCAAGCCGTGATGCCAACCAATCCGCCCAGTGCACCGTTCAGGCCCATGGTCAGGTCAGGTTTGCCGAACAGGCCCCAGGAAACAGCGGTTGCAACAATCACGCCAGCGGCTGCGGCGAGGGTGGTGTTCACAGCGATGAAGACGGTTGCGTCAATGTCAGCTGACGATTGGAAAGCCAGTTGGCTACCCGGGTTGAATCCGTACCACCCCACCCACAGGATGAACACACCCAGAGCAGCGAAAGCAACGTTGTGACCTGGCAAGGGAACGCTCTTGCCTTCAGCGGTGTAGCGACCCAGGCGAGGGCCGAGGAAAATCGCACCAGCGAGGCCGGCGAAACCACCGACTGCGTGAACCACTGCCGAACCAGCGAAGTCTTGGAAGCCCATTGCGAAGCTGCCGTCAGCGGCTTGTTCGCCGAACTGCATCAACCATCCGCCGCCCCATTTCCAGAAGCCGCTGATCGGGTAGATCAATCCAGTCAGGAGGGCACTGTAAACCAAGTAAGCGTTGAATTTCATTCGGCCAGCAACAGCACCGGAAACGATCGTTGCGGCGGTTGCAGCGAAGACGGCTTGGAAGAACCAGTCGACTTGTGGCGAGAATGTTTGGTCGGGACTCGATTCGTAGATCCCTGTGCCACCAAAGGCGAAGAAACCGTTTGTGACATCGCCATAGCTGCCCGGATACATGATCCCGAAGCCGACGAAGAAGAACAGGAGTGCCCCAACGGACAAATCCATCAAGTTCTTGGAAAGGATGTTGATTGTGTTCTTGGAGGAGTTCAGCCCGACTTCGACCATCGCGAAGCCAGCTTGCATGAACAGAACCAAGACGGCACAGAGAAACAGGAAGCCATTGTCGAAGGCGTACCCGACTCCCGCATCCGCTGCGGGTTCCTCTGAATCAGCGTCACCCGCGTCGGCGACCTCTGCAGTTTCCATTGCAGCCGAGGGCTCTTCCTGAGCCGAAGCTACCGACGCGAGTGAACCGCCGATCCCCATCATCCCCACAAGGAGAGCCATAGTGAGCATGGCGAAGCGGAACCCAGTCCGTTCACCGCCAAGCTCGTGTGTCGTAAATGCTGAGATCGAACTCATGTGGTCTTCCTTCTCGTAAGACAGATTGGTGTGACACGACACGTTGCCTTTGGCACCCATTGCCAAAGTGATTCATTCACCGTGTCGAATCGTTTCGAACCAAGTGCTGCACCGCCGTCCACCGTCCAACTCCTGCCCGGGCCATCCTGAATCGCTCGTGAGTCGTGCGTTGTCCTTTTGGGAAGCACTTCTTTTCGGACGATGGCTATTGGCACACTCCGGGCCAAACGCAAGGAAGGTAAATTGAAATGTGGTGTAAGGCGTTTGTCAGAAGTGACTTAAAACTTTGCGAAAAGATTGGTGCTTTCGGTTGGGCCGCGTGCCAAAACTTTCCGTGCCTAATACGCAGGCATTCATGCTGGGGAGACGCGTAAAAAAGAGGCAGGTTGATTCGCCGGCGGAGGGAGGGCAAATCGCAGCTCTGCTGTTTCTCGCCAAAGCGGGGCCCACTCCGCTCCCCTCGCTTTGCTTGATCCTCCCGGAGGGAGTGGGATGAACCAATGCCGGTCGATACGAGACTGAACAGCCACAAGACCAACGAAGTTTGGGGAGGTCGCGTGACGTCGTTCAGGCGTTCACGAAGGAGGGGACACGGCGTCTGGTCAGCCGTGACGGATCGAACCACCTCGTTGGTTCGGTCGTCCTGTATTTGAACGAAAACAAACGGAGCGAACGGGGTGAGGGATGCGCCAGACCGCCTAAGGTGCAGAAGCAACCGAAACCCGATCCCTGCGGAGTTTGTGACGCCGTCTTCACAGCCCCCTCATAATTACGCCTGACAGGGGGCATGCATTCGTTTAAACTATTTGGTGTGACGTCGGTCATCTGGCGTCACTCCCCCCACCCGGACGACTCTCGTCCGTACTCCTCTCTTTTCATCCCACCGAATCGGTTCTTTCCTCATGGAACCTTCCTCCACGCCGGGCCCGGCGCGCAATGGTCGCCGTAGCAACCGACGCATGCGCCACCCAGACAAAGACGTCGATAAACGCGTTCGCGAGCTCGATGCGGAACGCGATCCGCTCTCGTTGCCCGAAGAGATTGTCAGTGAAGTGACACGCGCGGGCGGTCGAGTTGGCATTCCCGCGAAGGATCAATCCTCGAAGCAAGCGTTGAATATCAACGATTTGCAGAAGCTTGATCACGATGAGTTGCTGGCTCTGGCCGAAACGGAAGGCTTGCAAGAGATCGCAGCTTTGCCGCGGCAAGATCTTGTCTTTCGCCTGCTGAAGGCGCGGATGAGCGCCAACGGTTTGATGTACGGCGAAGGCACGCTGGAAATCCTCCCCGACGGGTTCGGGTTCTTGCGAAGCGCGCAGTACCACTACCTTTCCTGTCCCGATGACATTTATGTCTCGCCCAGCCAGATTCGACGGTTTGGTCTGCACACGGGATCGCACGTTGCTGGACAAATTCGTCCGCCCAAGGAAAACGAGCGTTACTTCGCGCTCCTTCGGATTGAAGCGATCAATCACGCCGATCCGATGCAGCGTCAGCGTCAGAAACCGTTTGACGATTTGACTCCGTTGCACCCGCGGGTGCGAATTGTCACTGAGTATGACGCACAAGAACTGAGCACACGGGTGGTCGACCTGTTCACGCCGATTGGATTTGGCCAACGCGGATTGATCGTCAGCCCGCCACGCGCTGGCAAAACCATGTTGATGCAGAGTTTGGCTCGCGGTGTACTGAACAATTACCCGGACGCGTATGTCGTTGTGCTGCTGATCGATGAGCGGCCCGAGGAAGTCACAGACATGGAACGCGAGATCACTTCGCCGCAGTGTGAAGTGATCAGCAGCACGTTTGATGAACCTCCGGCGCGACACATTCAAGTCGCTCAGATGGTTGTTGAAAAAGCCAAGCGAATGGTGGAGTCGGGAACCGATGTGGTCATCTTCCTGGATTCAATCACGCGATTGGCGCGGGCTTACAACAGTGACAGTGAATCAGCGACCGGCAAACTCTTGACGGGTGGCCTGGACGCGGGAGCCATGCAAAAACCAAAGTCCTTCTTTGGGTCGGCTCGAAAAGTCGAAGAAGGAGGCTCGCTCACGATCTTGGCGACCGCCTTGGTCGACACGGGCAGCCGCATGGACGATGTGATCTTTGAAGAATTCAAAGGCACCGGCAACTTGGAAATCGTTCTGGACCAAGACTTGGTGGCTCGACGAGTTTGGCCAGCCATTGATCTGACACGCAGCGGCACACGACGCGAAGAAATGTTGCTGGATCAAGAAGAGCACCGCCGGATCGAAACTTTGCGACGCGAGTTAGCGGATCATTCGCCGGTCGATTCCATGACGGAACTGATCAAACGCATGCGGAAGACCCAGAACAACGCCGAGTTTCTGATGAGTGTTCAGCCTCAGGATTGAGGGCTTCACTCTCCCACTGACCAACTTTCTCACCTCCAATTCTTCTTCGAGAATTCGAATGCCCTCCATTGATGGAACCACAGGAAACCTGCCCAGCGGACGCGTCGCGATCATCGCCAGTCGGTACAACGCCAACATCTGCGATTCGATGGTCCAAGCGGCCTTGCAATCGCTCACCGACGCTGGAATTCCGGCGGACAAGCATTGGTTGATCCGTGTGCCAGGAGCCTGGGAATTGTGCTGGGCGGTGGAGCAAGCGTTCCAGCATGCCGATGTGATCGGTGCCATCACCCTGGGGTGCGTGATCAAAGGCGAAACCACTCATGATGAACACATCAACCGCGCCGTCAGTGACACTCTGATGGAACAGTCAGTGCGATCCGGTCGTCCGATTGGGTTTGGGTTGTTGACTTGCAACACGGTCGAGCAAGCCATCCAGCGCAGCGGTGGGACGGTGGGCAACAAGGGGCACGAAGCCGCTGATGCGATGTTGGAAATGCTGCGTTTGCAAACCAAAATGCGTTAGGATTTGTGACTGAGTCGACGCTTTGCGAAGGGGACCAAACCGCGTTCGCAAGGAAGGGATTCTTCCGCCGCAACCGGAGCCGCACATGACTCGATTGTTCATCCAGTTCTATTGTGGCGTGCTGCTGATCTTGTTCATCGCTTGGGTGATTCAAGCGTACGTGTTCCGCGGCACGACGGAAGCTCAGAACATTTCGGTCATCGAAAGTGCGCTCAGTGGTGGGGCGCTGCTCGCTCGCGACGAGATTGTCGCCGGTGGCATGGACCATCTGGATGAGACCGTTGCCAGCATTCAAGCTCGTTTCGCGTACCCGGTCCACGTGGTCGATCGCTCCGAGCGACGGATCTCATCGACTCTCTTGCAGCGACTCGATGCTGGCGAGGCGGTGCTGTTTGGCGAGAGCATGGAAGTGGCGCTTCCCAAAACACAATGGCTGGTCGAGTTGGGACCGCTGCCTCGGTTCGCTGGTCCACGCCGCAGTGACATCCTGCTGGGGTTGGGAAGCGTCTTTGGGTTGGTCGCGATGGCCATTGCGATCTTGATGCGACCCATTGCTCGGCAGTTTCGCAGCGTCGAGCAGACGGCGCTGGCGATCGCGGAAGGTGACTTTTCCGCTCGGATCAAAGACACAGGCCGTCGTCGCAGCCTGCCGATTGTAGGGGCGTTCAACACGATGGCCGAACGTGTGGAGTCACTGCTGCAGTCGCAGAAGGAGTTGCTGCAAGCGGTCTCACACGAGTTTCGAACGCCACTCGCTCGGATCAAATTTGCAACCGAACTGGTGCGGTCCGCCGACAGCGAAGAGAAACGCAATCAGCGAATTGATTCGATCGACGATGCGACCGACAAACTTGATGACTTGGTCGCTGAACTGCTCCACTACACACGCACAGACGAGCAATCGCAAGTTGCACCTCGCGAACGGGTTTCCGCGCAAGCAATCGCCGTGGACGCGATTGGGCAACACGCTCCCTTGCATCCCAACATCCGCTTCGACTCGCCCACCGGTTCGGAAGCCATTGATTTGGTGACGTACGAAGCCGGTTTGGTTCGAGCCCTCGGCAACCTGGTTGGCAACGCGGGCAAGTACGCCAACTCACAGGTTCGCGTGACCATCACCGGCCAATCCAATCGCGTTCGGTTTCTGGTCGAAGACGACGGGCCTGGAGTCCCTGCAGCGGATCGGCGGTTCATCTTCGAGCCCTTTCATCGCCTGTCGGGGGACTCGCAACCTGGAACGGGATTGGGGCTCGC includes these proteins:
- a CDS encoding ammonium transporter yields the protein MMGIGGSLASVASAQEEPSAAMETAEVADAGDADSEEPAADAGVGYAFDNGFLFLCAVLVLFMQAGFAMVEVGLNSSKNTINILSKNLMDLSVGALLFFFVGFGIMYPGSYGDVTNGFFAFGGTGIYESSPDQTFSPQVDWFFQAVFAATAATIVSGAVAGRMKFNAYLVYSALLTGLIYPISGFWKWGGGWLMQFGEQAADGSFAMGFQDFAGSAVVHAVGGFAGLAGAIFLGPRLGRYTAEGKSVPLPGHNVAFAALGVFILWVGWYGFNPGSQLAFQSSADIDATVFIAVNTTLAAAAGVIVATAVSWGLFGKPDLTMGLNGALGGLVGITACCDAMSNTMSIVVGGVAGALVVLSIIVLDKAKIDDPVGAFPVHGVCGVWGCMALGILPNAHLESGSTSFMIQLIGTASICAWAFITMSVVFGVLKAMGMLRVSPQEEQAGLDISEHGMHAYPSDAVAGGSVI
- the rho gene encoding transcription termination factor Rho, whose translation is MRHPDKDVDKRVRELDAERDPLSLPEEIVSEVTRAGGRVGIPAKDQSSKQALNINDLQKLDHDELLALAETEGLQEIAALPRQDLVFRLLKARMSANGLMYGEGTLEILPDGFGFLRSAQYHYLSCPDDIYVSPSQIRRFGLHTGSHVAGQIRPPKENERYFALLRIEAINHADPMQRQRQKPFDDLTPLHPRVRIVTEYDAQELSTRVVDLFTPIGFGQRGLIVSPPRAGKTMLMQSLARGVLNNYPDAYVVVLLIDERPEEVTDMEREITSPQCEVISSTFDEPPARHIQVAQMVVEKAKRMVESGTDVVIFLDSITRLARAYNSDSESATGKLLTGGLDAGAMQKPKSFFGSARKVEEGGSLTILATALVDTGSRMDDVIFEEFKGTGNLEIVLDQDLVARRVWPAIDLTRSGTRREEMLLDQEEHRRIETLRRELADHSPVDSMTELIKRMRKTQNNAEFLMSVQPQD
- the ribH gene encoding 6,7-dimethyl-8-ribityllumazine synthase, yielding MPSIDGTTGNLPSGRVAIIASRYNANICDSMVQAALQSLTDAGIPADKHWLIRVPGAWELCWAVEQAFQHADVIGAITLGCVIKGETTHDEHINRAVSDTLMEQSVRSGRPIGFGLLTCNTVEQAIQRSGGTVGNKGHEAADAMLEMLRLQTKMR
- a CDS encoding ATP-binding protein; the encoded protein is MTRLFIQFYCGVLLILFIAWVIQAYVFRGTTEAQNISVIESALSGGALLARDEIVAGGMDHLDETVASIQARFAYPVHVVDRSERRISSTLLQRLDAGEAVLFGESMEVALPKTQWLVELGPLPRFAGPRRSDILLGLGSVFGLVAMAIAILMRPIARQFRSVEQTALAIAEGDFSARIKDTGRRRSLPIVGAFNTMAERVESLLQSQKELLQAVSHEFRTPLARIKFATELVRSADSEEKRNQRIDSIDDATDKLDDLVAELLHYTRTDEQSQVAPRERVSAQAIAVDAIGQHAPLHPNIRFDSPTGSEAIDLVTYEAGLVRALGNLVGNAGKYANSQVRVTITGQSNRVRFLVEDDGPGVPAADRRFIFEPFHRLSGDSQPGTGLGLALVRRICRRLGGAVTVDDSPLGGAAFQIELPQSLLPMPPHHSVPARTEDR